In the genome of Dyadobacter fermentans DSM 18053, the window AACATAATTTTTGGTAAAATGATTGTTTTATAAAATTTGGCTAGTAAATTTGAGCCTATAATAACCATAGTTACAAAATACTATATATAGTACATTTCTAATATTCACCCTATTATATATAAGAGATGGAAGCGAAACTGACACTGGTAGGAGCCGGCCCCGGCGACAGCGAACTGATCACACTGAAAGGCATACGTGCATTGCAAACTGCGGATGTGGTCCTGTACGACGAACTCGCCAACGCGGCTTTCCTGGAATTTGCCCCAGCCCACGCACTCAAAATGTATGTCGGCAAAAAAGTGCGTAAGCCTTCCTTCTCGCAGGATGAGATCAACGGCCTCATCGTGCGTCTCGCCCGCAAGCGTGGCCATGTGGTACGGCTCAAAGGCGGCGATCCGTTTGTATTCGGTCGCGGTCATGAGGAAATGGAATACGCGCAGGACCACGGCATTCCGTGCTCCATCGTGCAGGGCATTACCAGCAGCACGGCCGTTCCTGCCTCAATGGGCATTCCGGTAACGCGCCGCGGGGTAAGCGAGAGCTTCTGGGTGATCACCGGAACGACACAAAACGGCGAGCTTTCAGACGATCTCCGACTGGCAGCCCAGTCGAAAGCAACGGTAATCGTTTTAATGGGTTTGAATAAACTGGAAGAGATTTGTGCGCTATACAAACACTTCGGACGCGGCCATTTGCCGATGGCGGTGATCCAGAACGGCACCCGGTCGGACGAGAAAAGTGTGGTGGGACAGGTTTGGGAAATGCCGCGGCTTGTACGCGAAAGCGGCATTGGCACACCGGCGATTATGGTGATGGGCGAAGTAGTGGCCCTCAGCCCCGCTTACGCATTGGAATACCTGCAAAACATGCAGATGGCATTTTGATCCCGCTTGCTTTCACTCCAACCTAAACATAATCACAATGAAAAGAGCTCTCCTTTTGCTGGGTATGATCGGGACCGGCCTGCTGGCACCGATGCGAACAATGGCGCAGTTCAGCCTTTCGGGTCAGTTACGGACCCGGACGGAGTTGCTTGACGGACAGGGCACGATGCTTTCCAAGGGGGAAAAGCCGGCCTTTTTCACTTCCCAGCGTACCCGTCTGAATGCAGGCTACAAGGGTTACCGGACGCAGTTTTTCGTGGCTGTGCAGGATGTGCGCGTGTGGGGGCAGGACGCT includes:
- the cobA gene encoding uroporphyrinogen-III C-methyltransferase, which produces MEAKLTLVGAGPGDSELITLKGIRALQTADVVLYDELANAAFLEFAPAHALKMYVGKKVRKPSFSQDEINGLIVRLARKRGHVVRLKGGDPFVFGRGHEEMEYAQDHGIPCSIVQGITSSTAVPASMGIPVTRRGVSESFWVITGTTQNGELSDDLRLAAQSKATVIVLMGLNKLEEICALYKHFGRGHLPMAVIQNGTRSDEKSVVGQVWEMPRLVRESGIGTPAIMVMGEVVALSPAYALEYLQNMQMAF